GGCGAGTATTAGTGAGGTTGCATCAGGAAGGAGGCTCCCATGCCCAGAGCACGAAACAAGGCCGAGTTGCTGGAATTTGGTGAAGCACAATACAACCGCCTGATTGGATTGGTGGGCGACTTGAGCGAGGAGCAGCGCGACGAGATACCCGTGTTCGACAATCGCACGGTCAAGGACATTGTTGCCCACCTGGATGCGTGGCTGCGTTTGTTCCTGGGTTGGTACCGGGCAGGTATGGCCGGCGAAAGCCACAGATTCCAGCGCCGGGCTACACCTTCAAAGAGCTGCCAGCGCTTAATGAGGCCTTGTACCAGCAAGAAAAGGACAAAAGTTGGGAGGCAGTCATGGGAAGCCTGCAGCAGACCCATGCGGAAGCGATGGCGCTGGTCAGGCTGCACAGCGATGAAGAGTTGACCGCCAAAAAGAAGTATCCCTGGACTGGTTCGACAAACCTGGCCAGTTATCTGGCCTCAACCACTTCCAGCCACTATGTGTGGGCGAATGACTTGATCAGGAAGTTCCGCAAGCGGATCGCGAACCGCTAATAACTGTAAAACCCTTTGCCGCTTTTGCGGCCCAGTTCACCGGCGGCGACCATTTGGCGCAGCAGTTCGGCGGGCTTGTATTTGTCGTCGGCGAAGTCGCGATGCAACACTTCCATGATGAACAGTACCACGTCCAGGCCAATCAGGTCGGCCAAGGCCAGAGGGCCCATGGGGTGGGCCATGCCCAGGCGCATGATCGTGTCGATGCCTTCGGCGTCGGCGATGCCTTCCTCGAAGGCGAGGATGGCTTCGTTGATCATCGGGCAGAGGATGCGGTTGGAGATGAAGCCCGGCGAATCTTTGACCACCACGGCAGTCTTGCCCATCTGCGCGCCGACTTCCAGGATGGCAGAGACGGTAGCGTCGGCGGTGGCCGAGCCGCGCACCACTTCCAGCAGGGTCATCAGCGGCACCGGGTTGAAGAAGTGCATGCCGATGACTTCGCCGGGCCGCCCGGTGCCGGCGGCCAGCTTGGTGATGCTGATTGATGAGGTGTTGGAGGCCAGGATGACGCCGGGCTTGGCGACCTCGTCCAGGTCCTGAAAGAGCTTGAACTTCAGTTCCGGGTTCTCAGTGGCCGCCTCAATGACCAGGTCGGCCTCAGCGACGCCAACCAGCTCAGTGGTCGTCGTGATGGCGCCAGCAGCGGCCTGCTGCTCGGCGGTCAGCTTGCCCTTTTCGGCCAGCTTGGCGGCCGATTTGTCGATGGCCGCCTTGCCGCGCTGTACCTGCTCTTCGGCCACGTCCATCATGGTCACCCGGTAGCCGGAGACCGCCGCGGTCTGGGCGATGCCGTTGCCCATGG
The Anaerolineales bacterium DNA segment above includes these coding regions:
- a CDS encoding ClbS/DfsB family four-helix bundle protein: MPRARNKAELLEFGEAQYNRLIGLVGDLSEEQRDEIPVFDNRTVKDIVAHLDAWLRLFLGWYRAGMAGESHRFQRRATPSKSCQRLMRPCTSKKRTKVGRQSWEACSRPMRKRWRWSGCTAMKS
- a CDS encoding ClbS/DfsB family four-helix bundle protein yields the protein MYQQEKDKSWEAVMGSLQQTHAEAMALVRLHSDEELTAKKKYPWTGSTNLASYLASTTSSHYVWANDLIRKFRKRIANR
- a CDS encoding 3-hydroxybutyryl-CoA dehydrogenase — protein: MDIKHIFVVGAGTMGNGIAQTAAVSGYRVTMMDVAEEQVQRGKAAIDKSAAKLAEKGKLTAEQQAAAGAITTTTELVGVAEADLVIEAATENPELKFKLFQDLDEVAKPGVILASNTSSISITKLAAGTGRPGEVIGMHFFNPVPLMTLLEVVRGSATADATVSAILEVGAQMGKTAVVVKDSPGFISNRILCPMINEAILAFEEGIADAEGIDTIMRLGMAHPMGPLALADLIGLDVVLFIMEVLHRDFADDKYKPAELLRQMVAAGELGRKSGKGFYSY